From Maylandia zebra isolate NMK-2024a linkage group LG11, Mzebra_GT3a, whole genome shotgun sequence, one genomic window encodes:
- the LOC143421142 gene encoding ras-related protein Rab-11A-like, with product MTNREDEYDYLFKVVLIGDSGVGKSNLLSRFTRNEFNLESKSTIGVEFATRSIQVEGKTVKAQIWDTAGQERYRAITSAYYRGAVGALLVYDIAKHLTYENAERWLKELQDHADSNIVIMLVGNKSDLRHLRAVPTDEAKAFAEKHGLSFLETSALDSSNVELAFQTILTAIYNIVSQRQMSGRSDSDFSPASNVVPITVEPTQNSSNKGACCQSN from the exons ATGACCAACAGAGAAGACGAGTATGACTACCTCTTCAAAG TGGTGCTGATTGGAGATTCGGGCGTAGGGAAGAGTAACCTGCTGTCCCGCTTCACCCGAAATGAGTTCAACCTGGAGAGCAAGAGCACCATTGGTGTGGAGTTTGCCACACGTAGCATCCAAGTAGAGGGAAAGACCGTAAAGGCTCAGATTTGGGACACAGCTGGACAGGAGCGATACCGGGCTATCACTTCAGC GTACTACCGTGGAGCCGTCGGAGCTCTGTTGGTTTATGACATTGCCAAGCACCTGACGTACGAAAACGCAGAGCGCTGGCTGAAGGAGCTGCAGGACCACGCAGACAGTAACATAGTTATCATGCTAGTGGGTAACAAGAGCGATCTTCGCCACCTGAGAGCGGTGCCCACGGACGAGGCCAAGGCCTTTGCAG AGAAGCACGGCTTGTCTTTCCTGGAAACGTCAGCGTTAGACTCGTCTAATGTGGAGCTGGCTTTCCAGACGATCCTCACAG CCATCTACAACATCGTGTCACAGAGGCAGATGTCAGGACGCAGCGACTCAGACTTCTCACCAGCCTCCAACGTAGTGCCCATCACCGTTGAGCCCACCCAAAACTCATCCAACAAGGGCGCTTGCTGCCAGTCTAACTGA